The proteins below are encoded in one region of Streptomyces marianii:
- a CDS encoding SpoIIE family protein phosphatase translates to MTGSMTLISESPEDPFSLGRALSLVLDERGTVVGWSERASELLGFTDEEALGRPAEDLLVDGPDRGLVREAAAGCVRDGGWFGVVPVLDREGRRSRYGVRARRVIRPGRADEWLLVGAPAEEVTQWEIDRSVMEGLFRRSPIGLSVHDPNLAILRINRPIAHIGGISSDQARGHRIGDFLVAMDAETIESRLREVLETGIPMIFTEQSCRLLVEPGIERYVAVSAFRMEDSGGRTLGVTQLVEDVTDRHRARRRLAMLNEASELIGTTLDVETTAQELVDVAVPGIADCVTVDLLPAVGLGEALFPERGGPLRRAAFKSVAPYPERVMYPVGTLRSFPKDSPQAQCLVSRRPVLVPHMVPDEVELGLDPERAEHARALGVHSLMVVPLTARGLVLGLVCLWRYVAPEPFEEDDLTLANEFAARAGVAIDNARRYTQQRRTALALQRRLLPREIPSQPAVRVAHRYLPAGGSAGVGGDWFDVIPLSGARVALVVGDVVGHGINAAATMGRLRTAVHTLADLDLEPDEVLSHLDDLVTRLAGEQEQGDEGSPGEQVVGATCLYAVYDPVSRICSVARAGHPPPALVAPDGEVSLPDLPAGPPLGLGGLPFESEELELPENSVLALYTNGLIEGDAHDIDAGLDRLSEALRGPDRPLEDMAQSVVDALLPARPSDDVALLLARTRTLAPGQVATWVLPAEPTTPARARVLTSQKLTEWGLQEMIFTTELVVSELVTNAYRYAGGPVTLRLIRLHRLICEVSDPSSTSPHLRRARSTDEGGRGLLLVAQLTSRWGTRHAHEGKTVWTEQELPG, encoded by the coding sequence ATGACCGGATCCATGACCCTGATCAGTGAGAGCCCGGAGGACCCGTTCTCGCTGGGGCGGGCCCTCTCCCTGGTGCTGGACGAACGTGGGACGGTGGTCGGCTGGAGCGAGCGCGCAAGCGAACTCCTGGGGTTCACCGACGAGGAGGCCCTCGGCCGCCCCGCGGAGGACCTCCTCGTCGACGGGCCGGACCGCGGCCTCGTGCGGGAGGCCGCGGCGGGCTGCGTACGGGACGGCGGCTGGTTCGGGGTGGTGCCGGTCCTCGACCGGGAGGGCCGCAGGTCCCGCTACGGGGTCCGGGCCAGACGGGTGATACGGCCGGGCCGGGCGGATGAGTGGCTGCTGGTGGGCGCGCCGGCCGAGGAGGTCACCCAGTGGGAGATCGACCGGTCGGTCATGGAGGGGCTGTTCCGCCGCTCCCCCATCGGTCTGTCGGTGCACGACCCGAACCTCGCGATCCTGCGGATCAACCGGCCGATAGCGCATATCGGCGGCATCTCCAGCGACCAGGCCCGGGGCCACCGCATCGGCGACTTCCTGGTGGCCATGGACGCCGAGACGATCGAGTCGCGGCTGAGGGAGGTCCTGGAGACCGGGATTCCGATGATCTTCACCGAGCAGTCGTGCCGGCTGCTCGTCGAGCCGGGGATCGAGCGGTACGTCGCCGTGTCCGCCTTCCGCATGGAGGACTCGGGCGGCCGGACGCTCGGCGTGACCCAGCTCGTCGAGGACGTCACCGACCGGCACCGGGCGCGCCGCCGGCTGGCGATGCTGAACGAGGCGAGCGAGCTCATCGGTACCACGCTGGACGTGGAGACCACGGCGCAGGAGCTGGTGGACGTCGCCGTGCCGGGTATCGCCGACTGTGTGACGGTCGACCTCCTGCCGGCGGTGGGGCTGGGCGAGGCGCTGTTCCCGGAGCGCGGCGGGCCGCTGCGCAGGGCCGCGTTCAAGTCGGTCGCGCCGTACCCCGAGCGGGTGATGTACCCGGTGGGCACGCTCAGATCGTTCCCGAAGGACTCTCCGCAGGCCCAGTGCCTGGTGAGCCGGCGCCCGGTGCTGGTTCCCCACATGGTTCCCGACGAAGTGGAGCTGGGGCTGGACCCCGAACGGGCCGAGCACGCCCGGGCGCTGGGCGTCCACTCGCTGATGGTCGTGCCGCTGACCGCCCGGGGCCTGGTGCTGGGGCTGGTCTGCCTGTGGCGGTATGTCGCCCCGGAGCCGTTCGAGGAGGACGATCTGACGCTGGCGAACGAGTTCGCCGCCCGGGCCGGGGTCGCCATCGACAACGCCCGCCGCTACACCCAGCAGCGCCGGACCGCACTGGCGCTGCAACGCCGGCTGCTGCCGCGCGAGATCCCCTCGCAGCCGGCGGTGCGCGTCGCGCACCGGTATCTTCCGGCGGGCGGCTCGGCGGGAGTCGGCGGTGACTGGTTCGACGTGATCCCGCTCTCCGGGGCCCGGGTCGCGCTGGTCGTCGGCGACGTCGTGGGCCACGGCATCAACGCCGCCGCGACGATGGGCCGGCTCCGCACCGCGGTGCACACCCTGGCCGATCTGGACCTGGAACCGGACGAGGTGCTGTCCCACCTCGACGACCTGGTCACCCGGCTGGCCGGCGAGCAGGAGCAGGGCGACGAGGGCTCCCCCGGCGAGCAGGTGGTCGGCGCCACCTGCCTGTACGCCGTGTACGACCCGGTGTCCCGGATCTGCTCCGTGGCCCGCGCGGGTCATCCACCGCCCGCGCTCGTCGCACCGGACGGCGAGGTGAGCCTGCCCGATCTCCCGGCCGGGCCGCCGCTGGGCCTCGGGGGGCTGCCGTTCGAGTCCGAGGAGCTGGAGCTGCCGGAGAACAGCGTGCTCGCCCTGTACACCAACGGGCTCATCGAGGGCGACGCCCATGACATCGACGCGGGTCTCGACCGGCTGTCAGAGGCCCTGCGGGGCCCGGACCGGCCGCTGGAGGACATGGCCCAGTCGGTGGTGGACGCGCTGCTTCCCGCACGGCCCTCCGACGACGTGGCCCTGCTGCTGGCCAGGACCCGCACCCTCGCACCCGGGCAGGTCGCGACCTGGGTGCTGCCCGCCGAGCCGACCACCCCGGCCCGGGCCAGGGTGCTGACCTCCCAGAAGCTGACCGAGTGGGGCCTGCAGGAGATGATCTTCACCACCGAGCTGGTCGTGAGCGAACTCGTCACCAACGCCTACCGCTACGCCGGCGGTCCGGTGACCCTGAGACTGATCCGTCTCCACCGTCTGATCTGCGAGGTCTCCGACCCCAGCAGCACCTCGCCGCATCTGCGGCGGGCCCGCAGCACCGACGAGGGCGGCCGCGGACTGCTGCTCGTGGCACAACTGACGTCGCGATGGGGTACACGGCACGCACATGAGGGCAAGACTGTCTGGACCGAGCAGGAGCTGCCGGGCTGA
- a CDS encoding nucleotide pyrophosphohydrolase has translation MTELDVRALQRRLAEFAAARNWRPYHTPKNLAVALTVEAAELVEIFQWLTPEESARVMDDPRKAHRVADEVADVLAYLLQFCEVVGIDVLRALSEKIDRNELRFPLAERASDGPSEQDRHSTE, from the coding sequence ATGACGGAACTGGACGTGCGGGCGCTGCAGCGCAGACTGGCCGAGTTCGCCGCGGCGAGGAACTGGCGGCCCTACCACACACCGAAGAACCTGGCCGTGGCGCTGACGGTCGAGGCGGCGGAGCTCGTCGAGATCTTCCAGTGGCTCACGCCGGAGGAGTCGGCGCGGGTGATGGACGATCCCCGCAAGGCCCACCGGGTGGCCGACGAAGTCGCCGATGTGCTTGCGTATCTGCTCCAGTTCTGTGAGGTGGTCGGGATCGACGTGCTCCGGGCGCTGTCGGAGAAGATCGACCGGAACGAGCTCCGCTTCCCGCTGGCCGAACGGGCGTCCGACGGTCCGTCCGAACAGGATCGTCACTCTACGGAGTGA
- a CDS encoding DUF6099 family protein, whose protein sequence is MDAERLVAIGRRALAECRTALDVVAEAWQTQALAQAIGSRLAVNGPQELRGEARGLSEAGGRAGMLADPAVLRSGGPRAARLTEVADPRRSLDALGTLLGEVGIALVGVACATDEEGLYWQCIEAIDAADESSDRVRAMLHRLFLCERDRERRRDRDLDHYRERGREGGGAGGRGLAARRPDAAEPTASPP, encoded by the coding sequence ATGGACGCGGAACGGCTCGTGGCAATCGGCAGGCGCGCACTCGCGGAGTGCCGCACGGCGCTCGACGTGGTGGCGGAGGCGTGGCAGACGCAGGCCCTCGCCCAGGCGATCGGAAGCCGGCTGGCGGTGAACGGACCGCAGGAGCTGAGAGGCGAGGCGCGCGGACTCAGCGAGGCAGGTGGCCGGGCCGGCATGCTCGCCGACCCGGCCGTCCTGCGCTCAGGCGGGCCGAGAGCCGCCCGGCTCACCGAAGTGGCTGATCCCAGGCGCTCGTTGGACGCGCTCGGGACCCTGCTCGGCGAGGTCGGCATAGCGCTCGTCGGCGTCGCCTGCGCCACGGACGAGGAGGGGCTCTACTGGCAGTGCATCGAGGCGATCGACGCCGCGGACGAGTCCAGCGACCGCGTCCGCGCCATGCTCCACCGCCTCTTCCTGTGCGAGCGCGACCGGGAGCGCCGAAGAGACCGCGACCTCGACCACTACCGGGAGCGGGGACGGGAAGGCGGCGGCGCCGGTGGTCGCGGGCTCGCCGCCCGCCGTCCGGATGCGGCGGAACCGACGGCGAGTCCGCCTTGA
- a CDS encoding AAA family ATPase, which produces MDAPAIRPTVTELRLSSFAAHRGSVLPLGPVTLFAGPSGSGKSTALRAYEALARLGAGAALGEVFPDPAGCVPEGAARDEQGRRGFRIGCTADGPEGPVRLDLAVQAEPEPRIVGERLTARGRTLLSTALRDPGRSSVQAAWHTAGGGRVTRAPLPDDLLGTALLPLRVAGTTDGQRQVLAAAEQVVVALRSVFPCDPRPELMREPVAPGEGRLRSGCDNLAAVLHRTRHECTRRHARLTSVARAACAGPVSDVGVEQLADGTVRAVLGRDPADGAAARATPLGRLGDGELRFLALALVLLTGPGVLAVDQASEVPRALQSLTVLAENLDRALDAAQFRALLALAASVCADGHLRLVGEVGEAAAAREVRGVTVVDLVR; this is translated from the coding sequence ATGGACGCACCAGCCATTCGCCCCACCGTCACCGAACTGCGACTCTCCTCCTTCGCCGCGCACCGGGGGAGTGTCCTGCCGCTCGGCCCCGTGACCCTCTTCGCCGGGCCGAGCGGCAGCGGCAAGTCGACCGCCCTGCGCGCGTACGAGGCCCTCGCCCGGCTCGGGGCCGGCGCCGCACTGGGCGAGGTCTTTCCCGATCCGGCGGGCTGCGTGCCCGAGGGCGCGGCACGTGACGAGCAGGGCCGGCGGGGCTTCAGGATCGGCTGCACGGCCGACGGTCCGGAGGGGCCCGTCCGGCTCGACCTCGCCGTGCAGGCCGAACCCGAACCGCGCATCGTCGGCGAGCGGTTGACCGCCCGCGGACGGACGCTGCTGAGCACCGCCCTGCGCGACCCCGGACGCTCGAGCGTCCAGGCCGCCTGGCACACCGCGGGCGGCGGCCGGGTCACCCGCGCACCGTTACCCGACGACCTGCTCGGCACCGCGCTCCTGCCGCTGCGGGTCGCCGGGACGACGGACGGGCAGCGGCAGGTGCTCGCGGCCGCCGAGCAGGTCGTGGTGGCGCTGCGGTCGGTGTTCCCCTGCGATCCGAGGCCCGAGCTGATGCGGGAGCCGGTGGCGCCGGGGGAGGGACGGCTGCGGAGCGGCTGCGACAACCTCGCCGCCGTGCTCCACCGCACCCGCCACGAGTGCACGCGCCGCCATGCGCGGCTGACGTCCGTCGCCCGTGCGGCATGCGCCGGCCCCGTCAGCGACGTCGGGGTCGAGCAGCTCGCCGACGGAACGGTCCGCGCGGTCCTCGGCCGGGACCCGGCGGACGGCGCTGCCGCCCGGGCGACCCCGCTCGGCCGTCTCGGCGACGGTGAACTGCGGTTCCTGGCGCTCGCCCTGGTCCTGCTGACCGGACCCGGAGTGCTGGCGGTCGACCAGGCGTCGGAGGTCCCGCGGGCGCTGCAGTCGTTGACCGTCCTCGCCGAGAACCTCGACCGCGCCCTGGACGCCGCCCAGTTCCGCGCCCTCCTCGCCCTGGCCGCGTCCGTCTGCGCCGACGGGCACCTCCGCCTGGTGGGGGAGGTGGGGGAGGCCGCGGCCGCCCGGGAGGTCCGGGGTGTGACGGTGGTAGACCTGGTGCGATGA
- a CDS encoding cell division protein SepF, with translation MSRYERYDVTDEQWEGLAQVVPLRGRNEWPSRVDHRTIPRARLAAAAPGAEVEQRRMVVLRVQVFADARDVAEHLISRVPVLLDLTSADAEVAKRILDFSSGVVFGLGCGMHRVDRNVFLLAPVGTEVDGLAAAAVPRS, from the coding sequence ATGAGCAGGTACGAGAGGTACGACGTCACCGACGAACAGTGGGAGGGCCTGGCCCAGGTCGTGCCGCTGCGGGGCCGCAACGAGTGGCCCTCACGCGTGGACCACCGCACGATCCCCCGCGCGCGCCTGGCCGCCGCCGCGCCCGGTGCCGAGGTGGAGCAGCGTCGGATGGTCGTCCTGCGCGTTCAGGTCTTCGCCGACGCCCGCGACGTCGCCGAGCACCTGATCTCCCGGGTTCCCGTCCTGCTCGACCTCACCAGTGCCGACGCCGAAGTCGCCAAGCGCATCCTCGACTTCAGCAGCGGCGTCGTCTTCGGTCTCGGCTGCGGGATGCACCGCGTCGACCGCAACGTGTTCCTGCTCGCGCCCGTCGGCACGGAGGTCGACGGTCTCGCGGCGGCGGCCGTCCCCCGTTCGTAG